One window of Paenibacillus sp. FSL K6-3182 genomic DNA carries:
- a CDS encoding lasso peptide biosynthesis PqqD family chaperone, with the protein MMTIETNSLTLNQANLVQASIVRDQENIVSDMGGEKVILSIRNGNYYNLGIMGSQIWELIQEPIPVMQLIDKLIEQYDVDRITCEEQLLPFLLHLSEEKLIHYSL; encoded by the coding sequence ATGATGACAATAGAAACGAACAGCCTAACATTGAATCAGGCAAATCTAGTACAAGCGAGTATTGTTCGAGACCAGGAGAATATCGTTAGTGATATGGGCGGTGAAAAAGTTATTTTAAGTATCAGAAACGGGAACTATTATAATCTTGGCATTATGGGGAGTCAGATTTGGGAGCTAATACAGGAGCCTATTCCTGTCATGCAACTAATTGATAAGTTGATAGAACAATATGATGTCGATCGGATTACTTGTGAAGAGCAACTGCTGCCGTTCCTGCTTCATCTGTCAGAAGAAAAATTAATTCACTACAGTCTATAA